A portion of the Coriobacteriia bacterium genome contains these proteins:
- a CDS encoding rRNA methyltransferase, with amino-acid sequence MKLVEITSLDQGELDVYARLTEAQLRNRLEPEKGIFIAESPKVIVRALDAGMQPLSLLMDRSHLDDCAELIAACGDIPVYTGPAEVLESLTGFRLTRGVLCAMRRPQLPEVEELLAHAKRVAVLEGIVDHTNVGAIFRSAAALEVDAVLVTPTCCDPLYRRAVRVSMGTVFQIPWTRIGDVAGDWPQAGMERLHKLGFKTAAFALSDESVPLDDAALNAEGKLAMIFGTEGDGLAPATIARCDYTVRIPMAHGVDSLNVAAASAVAFWQLCR; translated from the coding sequence ATGAAACTTGTCGAAATCACATCATTGGACCAGGGCGAGCTGGATGTGTACGCACGTCTTACCGAGGCTCAGCTACGTAACAGGCTTGAGCCAGAAAAGGGCATCTTCATCGCTGAGTCGCCCAAGGTCATAGTGCGTGCGCTCGATGCCGGCATGCAGCCACTCTCGCTGCTCATGGATCGCTCGCATCTTGATGACTGCGCCGAACTCATCGCGGCTTGTGGCGATATTCCCGTCTACACGGGTCCTGCCGAGGTGCTTGAGTCCCTTACGGGCTTCAGGCTGACGCGCGGTGTGCTCTGCGCCATGCGGCGTCCCCAGCTGCCCGAGGTCGAAGAATTGCTTGCACATGCCAAGCGTGTGGCCGTGCTCGAGGGTATCGTCGATCATACGAACGTGGGTGCCATCTTTCGTTCGGCGGCTGCGCTCGAGGTCGATGCGGTCCTCGTGACGCCGACTTGCTGCGATCCACTCTATCGTCGAGCAGTGCGCGTGTCGATGGGCACGGTCTTCCAGATTCCGTGGACGCGCATCGGGGACGTGGCAGGTGATTGGCCGCAAGCGGGCATGGAACGCTTGCATAAACTTGGGTTCAAGACGGCTGCCTTCGCTTTGAGCGATGAGTCAGTGCCTCTCGACGATGCGGCGCTTAACGCCGAGGGGAAGCTCGCGATGATATTCGGGACCGAAGGTGATGGGCTAGCTCCCGCGACGATCGCGCGCTGCGATTACACGGTGCGTATCCCGATGGCGCATGGCGTCGACTCGCTCAACGTCGCCGCCGCAAGCGCCGTCGCGTTCTGGCAACTCTGCAGGTAG
- the xth gene encoding exodeoxyribonuclease III has protein sequence MKFVSWNVNGLRAVAKKGFDDIFRAFDADIFAIQETKLQEGQSPLDYDDYYEYWSYAEKKGYSGTAVFSKVEPLAVSYGIGDSRFDCEGRSITLEFESFYFVCVYTPNAQHELARIDYRCDFEDCFREYLAGLAAKKGVVVCGDMNVAHEPIDLARPKENVGNAGFSDEERGKFNELLASGFVDTFRLVHPDTTDAYSWWSYRMKARERNVGWRIDYFLVSSGLADAVVEAGIESDIFGSDHCPVSLVLDIDE, from the coding sequence ATGAAGTTCGTGTCGTGGAACGTCAATGGCCTGCGTGCCGTTGCCAAGAAGGGCTTCGACGATATCTTCCGCGCATTTGACGCGGACATCTTCGCCATACAGGAAACCAAGCTCCAGGAGGGGCAATCTCCGCTCGACTACGATGACTACTACGAGTATTGGAGCTATGCGGAAAAGAAGGGCTATTCGGGTACGGCCGTCTTCTCGAAGGTCGAGCCCCTTGCCGTCTCCTACGGTATCGGCGACAGCCGTTTCGACTGCGAGGGACGCAGCATCACGCTCGAATTCGAGAGCTTCTACTTCGTCTGCGTCTACACGCCCAACGCACAGCACGAGCTAGCACGTATCGACTACCGCTGCGATTTCGAGGACTGCTTCCGCGAGTACCTGGCCGGGCTCGCGGCGAAGAAGGGCGTTGTGGTCTGCGGTGACATGAATGTGGCGCACGAGCCCATCGACTTGGCGCGTCCCAAGGAGAATGTCGGCAACGCCGGCTTTTCCGATGAGGAGCGCGGCAAGTTCAACGAGCTTCTGGCAAGCGGCTTCGTCGACACCTTCCGCCTCGTTCATCCCGATACTACGGATGCTTACTCCTGGTGGAGCTATCGCATGAAGGCCCGCGAGCGCAATGTCGGGTGGCGCATCGACTACTTCCTCGTGAGCAGCGGGCTTGCTGATGCCGTGGTCGAGGCGGGCATCGAATCCGATATCTTCGGCAGCGACCATTGCCCCGTGTCGCTCGTACTCGATATTGACGAGTAG
- a CDS encoding rubrerythrin family protein, giving the protein MDLKGSQTEINLQTAFAGESQAHTKYEYYASQAKKDGYEQIAALFLETSHNEKEHAKIWFKYLHGGEMPETLANLEDAAAGENYEWTDMYAGFAKTAREEGFEEIALRFEMVGAIEKQHEERYRKLIENIEDGLVFSRDGDAIWICRNCGHIVIGKNAPEICPVCSHPKAFFELRAENY; this is encoded by the coding sequence ATGGATTTGAAGGGCAGCCAGACTGAAATCAACCTGCAGACTGCTTTTGCGGGTGAGTCCCAGGCTCACACCAAGTACGAGTACTACGCCAGCCAGGCGAAGAAGGACGGCTACGAGCAGATCGCGGCCCTGTTCCTCGAGACCTCGCACAACGAGAAGGAGCATGCCAAGATTTGGTTCAAGTATCTCCATGGTGGCGAGATGCCCGAGACGCTTGCCAATCTCGAGGATGCCGCCGCAGGCGAGAACTACGAGTGGACCGACATGTACGCTGGCTTCGCCAAGACCGCTCGTGAGGAGGGCTTCGAGGAGATCGCCCTGCGTTTCGAGATGGTTGGTGCCATCGAGAAGCAGCACGAGGAGCGCTATCGCAAGCTCATCGAGAACATCGAGGACGGTCTGGTCTTCAGCCGCGACGGCGATGCCATCTGGATCTGCCGTAACTGCGGCCATATCGTCATCGGCAAGAACGCTCCCGAGATCTGCCCGGTGTGCTCGCATCCCAAGGCTTTCTTCGAGCTTCGCGCTGAGAACTACTAG